The Lutibacter profundi genome includes a region encoding these proteins:
- the nrdG gene encoding anaerobic ribonucleoside-triphosphate reductase activating protein produces the protein MNYSTIQIVLQEVPGEVSICFSICGCKVHCEGCHSPILWKENNGQKLTSTIFQNTLIKYSGFASCVLFMGGEWNKQELISHLKYAQKKGYKTCLYSGEDKIEKSILNHLTWIKTGKWISEKGGLESLTTNQKFLEVQTNKKLNHLFLKTIKL, from the coding sequence ATGAATTATTCTACCATTCAAATTGTACTACAAGAAGTACCTGGAGAAGTTAGTATATGTTTTAGCATTTGCGGTTGTAAAGTTCACTGTGAAGGTTGTCATTCTCCTATTTTGTGGAAAGAAAATAATGGGCAAAAACTTACTTCTACTATTTTCCAAAATACATTAATAAAATACAGCGGATTTGCCAGTTGCGTTTTGTTTATGGGTGGAGAATGGAATAAACAAGAACTTATTTCCCATTTAAAATATGCTCAAAAAAAAGGCTACAAAACATGTCTTTATTCTGGTGAAGATAAAATTGAAAAATCCATTTTAAATCATCTTACATGGATTAAAACTGGAAAATGGATATCTGAAAAAGGAGGTTTAGAAAGCCTTACAACGAATCAGAAATTTTTGGAAGTACAAACAAATAAAAAATTAAATCATTTATTCTTAAAAACTATTAAGCTATGA